GAATGGGAGCCGGGACCGTACGCAAAAGAAGTTgtgagttgttgtttttttttaaaaaagaaactcggAACTAATAGCTgcccatttctctctcttctcgtcCGTTTGGCAATTATTGAAGCGCCCGTGTTTGTTCTCACTTCCCCACTGAAATTCCTCCGCAAGGTCCTTGCGTCTttttagagaaagaaaagaaaagagaaaaaaagaaaagaaacgaggcGCTAACTGGTTGCCGAGGGAATTCAACGGGGGGACACACAAAAGACGTTGAATCAACCAGAGTCTGAATAGTGAATGAACAAGGACGGAtttccaaataaaataaaaagggaaacggGAGGGAGACGAAGAAAATGGGCAAGAGCTCGACAACGTCGTGACTGACCGGTCGGCACCACCTGAGTCAACTGAGCTCCGGCCGCAGAGAGAACCATTCACGCTCAACCGCTGTTGCCTGTCTACAGTtccaacagacacacacacacacacacacaagtcggcgaagaagaaaacaacaaaaaaagaagatagaaGATAGAAGAGAGGGAGGGAATGTGTCTAGAAAAGCTGCCAGATGGGTCCAgactccacacacacacacacacaccactcgAACGGGATaaaaaaaccaccgaaaagaactttttttctctcacacacagaacagaacgggctgctgctgctgctggaacggtGCCAGCCTTTTTCGAGCAGTTTAGCGCGGTTGCCGTGGCAACGAACGTGTGCCACGTCTCACGAGGAAATCAGGAGGGAAAAgatttttgacttttcttctttcctgacTTCCTCCTCgggaaaattattctttttttatgacggggtcagtttgaatttttattggaCACCAAAAAGACAAACAGAGGGCGGCGGAGTAGACACCCAAGATCTGGGTCGGTTGGCTCTTTTTTTCGCCGTACGTGCTCTCGCTCTTATCTCGCATATATTGGCAATGGCATACGATTGGAAACTGAGATAATTTACGACCCTCAAACgagctgaagaagaagaagaagaagaagaaggaaaattatgattatttatttgccAGCTGATGTGCgcgtgaaagagaaagaggcgCTGAACATTTTCTAGTCGGAAAGCAACTCGACAGAGGGCGTTGTCTCAATAACGCCCGCGATTACACATTCAAAAAAGGAGCCAACTAACCAACAAAAatctcaaatgaaattttttcacgaaaaataaaaaaataaaactaaacaaaacgaaaaatctGTCGactctatttttcaaaaaaattttctctctcacagagacttgttttgtttcttcccctcaacacacacactaaTGGATCCCGTGGCTGTTGCGTTGCGCCttttcttcaatttatttaaattttttatttttatttttctattttattttctttcacttgGGTGGAGtgcacacacgaaaaaaatattcccaGACAGCGCAAGAAAATGGCCACCACCTCGacgagttttctttttcgtcttgtGTCGGGattcctttttaaatattgcgCCGATGAATCACCTTAgggctttctctctctctctctctggtgtGTCTCCTGTTCACTCTTTTTAGACATTTCTCCTAACCCCAAAAACGGTCGAGGAAAACCCTGAATCAGCCGGATCCTCCTTCTCCCGCTGCCGCTGTTCAAAGACCTGCATTACAAATCTCCTTCCAAAAAGCAACTCCTATCGGCAAAAGGTCACGAAGGGGCCGGGACCAGTCTGTCTAGAAGTTTCTCTTCTCAATGTCTCAGCCATTCGATCGTGTTAGAGCAGCAGCTCCCTCAAATAAGGCGATCCATCATTAAGTTGTAAGGGGTTTTGAATCAGATTTGAATGCAGTTAACGACCCTTTGAACTTGTGTCTTCAATTGGATTCTCTTTTTCTGTCCGACAATAACAAATCTTCAAATGTACTGTGATTGATTTGGCCGGCGCTGGGATTCATGGACATGTCGACCGATTCCGATTGACGTCGGCCCGTTTTTATCGGCACGATTCGTCGTCGGCTGATTCgccacttttctttcttttacatcCCTTGCCTTCCCTTCCCCCGATTTTATACATAATAATGAGCTGTGGCGATATGGCGGAGGGAATCATCTTTGGACTTTCCAACGTTCCGGTTCGTTGATAATGTGCGTGGATGATGATAAGGACCTCGTATAAtattttccatccatccagctcAGCTATAGTTGAGAGCTATTTGCATgtaatgcacacacacacacaacacaacacacactcgGCTCTGTAATGATTTCCCTATGGCATCTCATCAGCGCCGGAGGCCTCAAAACATATCAGCCCACGATTGTTTGAAAAGAAACGATGTGTTGCCCCATACACAACCAAGTACACGTACACACAAAGTTCGATGGAGGAAACCGAAAAAATCGTGATCGACCGGCGATGGGAAAATAAGAACCGCACCTTTCGGGACTTCCGACGATGATTCACGCGCAGATATGCATAGGTACAACTATCGAATCATCCAAGTCATTAACTTGCGGCGACGCCATTATtcaacacacagacacaacaagcaagaaagaagaaggagaactcGTTATTCATTGCCAATTAAACCTTGAATTAAACATTGTCGAAAGAACGGATTGGATGGATAAATTTCTCTGCCCGGGAGCGCCGGAACCCCATTTCgtattccgttttctttttttcttatttatttaacgAGCGAATTGAAAATAGAAAGGGAAAGTCCCGCGCGTGCGGtcataaatcaccaccagttTTCGGACATTTAGtgatcacaaaaaaagaagtttgtgAATGTCAGGACGCCACTAATCGACGCAAGCGACAAGAAAAATCACATCAACAAGAATTTTGAGAGCCCTGCTATAAAAATCAGGTCAAGGCTCTaaaaaagtaagaaagaaTAAtggtttttgattatttctgaACAAGAAGAACACGCCGGTCATTAATTATATTATCCGAGGCGTTACGTCTAatccccctccctccctccctgcACGCTtgtcaaagaaaatgaatctaCCTATTCCTAAATAGTTGGCTGCGAGCAGCGCCGAGTCAGCTCTCCAGCAGCTTTGCGGGACTCACGCGTGAGTAGAGTAATGAAAGGGTTCttgatttcgtttcttttttcttttcttttttccttctacaCCTTCTATTATCAACGCCATTTGGCGTCGAGGCCCTCGGGAGTGCGTACATCGCTGTTGAGGGTAAAACCACGAAACGAATGGAGAAGGGATTCAAACGCATTTctcatttcaaacattttttcccaaggactgagggggggggggattatcTTCTATAAATTGCGTCAGATGCGTTGCGATAGAttttactttttgttgttgttttgtttgttaaatgGTGGTTTACCttgacttgttgttgttggtgttgtccGATGTTGGCGGGACTGGGTGGTTGCGATGAAGGGCGATTCGCCGGGCGCGGTAAAGGGGCGCAGCACACAGTGCCCATAtcgagcgctagatggcgtccGTTGTTGGCCCCAccgaaattttcaatttcaattgccACCAACAAGTCAAACAACAAAactcaaaatcaaaacaaaaccccGCGCCCCTTTTCTCTGCCAAATACTTCCGACgacgggaggaaaaaaaaacaacaacgaaaattgcgtgaggttgttgttgtgttgtcgACTGTTTCTGTGGTGCCACCGGATAATAATTCTGTTGGACGGCTATCAACATTCAATAGTGactacgcacacacacacacacacacgaacggGGAGCGCGCGTGACATGCACCTTTTACGGGACGTCGAGGCCAAGGACAGccagagagagacacacacacacacacacactgcacCAGTGAAAAAGACACGCAACAACAGTCCGGTCAGTAACAACCTTTTGGCAGTTtccctttaaaattttttttttgtttttttttgttttttcgccgTGAGGAATTATAAAAAACCCCGTGCTCCaccttaacaaaaaaaataaaacacctgATTGAATCGAACCGCCAGAAGAGTTTCAGGTGCGAGTCAACACGGTCATTAGTTTAGTTAACGCTGGCCGACCAGTTCATAATCGGCAGATAAATTAcagacacacaacaacaatagaTCGTTCGCAGATGTAGTCCCTCCCCAATTATTCACTGGGCtattttttagttgttgttgttccaggCGAAATATAGATTTTGGCACCGCACAATCAATccttcgggtttttttttaagaaaaaaaaatacccgaaCTGGCGGGACTCACGAAACGAAACACAAACGGACAGACGGAGagagaatgaatgaatgaacgcCGGCGACAGGTTTGTTTTGGAAATGTTTgacttggttgttgttgttgtcgtcgtcgtttcgCCTGTGCATTGTCGTCGTCCACTGTTGCGTCTATCGTCACGTGAGCAACTGCTGCCGGCCGACTAAACAAGCAGCAAAGAAACGGCTCTCCTTTTGGCTTGTttttcaccaccaccaccgagtacgccgccgccgccacaccAGAGATCGGCCCGTCACGCGGCCAAcgtgaatgaaaaaagaagaagaagaaaattccttttcgtttttttgatttcccttTGGcttgtctcttcttctttttcgccaGTCGAAAAGGCAACACGACCCCGACGCGTCTTATAGGCAAACAAAGATGGGCGAGAGCTCCTATAACTGGTAAGGAGCCAAGCCCCTCCGAGTGAAAAGAGCGACGACCAGCGGAAAACATTTAAGAGAcgcagtggggggaaaaagtgCTGGTGTGTGCCATCTTGTACCACCGACGAAACAACATTTGAATAATCCtttaacgaaagaaaaagagaaaaaaacttttcttcttcttcttattcggtTGGACGCTACGACTTTTTGGAGGCCGATGTTTTAACACACGACGGCGACCAGAGTTGGGACGATTCCCGAATATTTATGACATTCACCTGGGCTGCGATGGATGTGGCTGCATGTTTTTATACGACAGGGCAACCAAAACCAAAAGGGAAGAAACATAATAAAAAGACAAGGAACTGACTGACACACTTTTctactcttttctctttgtttttttggcgtcATATTCTTCCTCCCCCGTTCGTTCAATCGCTTCGTTAAATCAACCGAAATTTTTGCCTTTTgcgtgaaaagaagaagaagaatctgcCCTTCATTGCCTTTTGTTCTGGGCCAAATTGAGAAAGACAAAACAGCGGCCGATAAccagaaaatgtttcaaaaaggGTCGCATCCGGTTGAGACCACCTGTTGCACGTGCAACAAGTTTTATTCGGCGGTCTGTTTCAATATACGCCGTGTGCTAAacgataaaagaagaaaagaaagaaaagaaaagaaaaaaagagcgacGTGAAGCAGATCATTATGCAAATGGGACACGACGGATACACCGGGAATTCCTTTCACGGCGGGTCACGTCGGTGTCGTGCTGACcgaggcaacaacaacaacacaacaactttaaaaaaaaaataaacccgaAATAGAAAATTCGAGTTTCCGGTTCCGGGTCGAATCGTCATTGTTTCGATTTCACCTTTGAACGTTACGTAATCGCCGGAATAAGTTGACAAAAGAATAAAGGAgggaataaaatgaaaaaacaagacaGGCGGAATTGATTGAATGAAACGAGGTGCGGTAAccatttgaactttgatctgtctccccccaccaccaaaaTAAGTTGGTTGATGAAATCAAATGGAGAGGATGGAACTCACGTTTTTGTTGGTTGGATGCGgctggtgctggtggtggcgGACGGGAGTGGTTGTTGCGGTGCGGTTGATTAGTGGGCAGTTGCCACCTCCCCTTCCCTTGTGATGGCGCATGACGTGCTTGATGTAGCCGTTGACGTGCTCGGCTGAAGTCGCTCCGACGacgatgttgttgctgctggccagTTGGCCGCCGTTCCGCTGCAGGTGTCGCTTGCTACACTCGCACATCTCTCTTCAACTACTTGTCATTCACTCGCCACCGAAGAAAAATGCAAAGGGCAGCACAGGAATTTGCTGCTCATAATCAAAACGAGTTCTTTCTCTACCAACAATCTATCTTGTCTGTTTGCTGGGACGACAGCCGGCTCCCACTTCCGGCCGGCCCACCGCCTCCCACCTACAAAagagtgaaaagaaaaaaacattcaggAAACATCAGAATTTATGTCAGTGcactttgtttttgttttgttttttaaattaaaagttcAACTCTTCTTTTTGACGCAGTTGCTGTTTAGCCAAATAACGAACTGACTAGATAGAAAAGATGCTCATTAAAGAAATGGCAGCtttacaaaaatggaaaaatttgggaaattattttcaagGTTGGCAAGGGGAACCAATCAGACGAGGTCGTGCGAAACAGAAAaagctattttattttagtttgacATTCCAGCTGGTACTCAATAATAATGACTATACTTTTTAACAGTGTATCCAGTATACACACTCTACTACTGAGTCAGATAATTGCCACCACCACGCCATTTTGTTCTCCTTTATGTGTCTCGCTGAGGGATAAATATATATCTCTAGACAGTCGTCGAGCTCTTTAACGACGTATTATGTCCAGATTTCTCACAGGACGTTCCAACATTCGCGTGATTACGTGTGGCcgtgaaattcttttctttgcttttcttttttagattggCTCCCGCCAGCTGTAAAATTAGTCTCAGATCCGGTTGACATTATTAGCCAATCGTCCAATTACCATAACAATAATTTtggtaataacaaaaattcccCCCATAGCTGGGGAtggatggtaaaaaaaaagttattcataTTCCAAGGTTCAACCCAGAAGCAAGTTTTGCATCATGCTGgcaataaaaactaaaaccaGTCTTGTTTTATCTCTGACCATACAAACATACAGATTCAAAAGCAAACAGGCTAAGAGATCTGGAACTTTCTTCTGGTTTTCTCTTACACACGAGGTTCTATGGAGTGTAACATCCTGACAATATTTACCATAACAAAAACATCAAATAACTCCAGACAGTAACATGAGACAGACATGAGTACTGAATTATGAGACTCAAAATGGCCACTTACTTGAGAGTAATTTCCTCGTATGGCCATGACGAACTTCTCGAGACACAACACACATGTCCCCTTCTCAAAATACAATCACGAATGACTAATTACTACCTGAGTATTTTTTAACGACTTGAGCtgtaaaagaaacaacaggaaaaatgaaacaaaacgagggaaatgaaaacaaagaaCAGCATGGTTCACTTGAAATTGTTCACTTTCTAACTCGAGCCATTTCTCGTGCAACGTTGTCATTGCACAACGTTGCAActattttaattcaaattaaaatttttccgtcagagaaataataatgaaaatttcaCGTCGAGATCGGTTTGTCAGATAAGCCAAAGAATAATGCAATAAAATAGCCAAAggcttgttttttaaaataataaaaaaacctttttcacTTGACCCGAAAACCAAACTtcatggctgctgctgttgaaacGTACCGTCGTGAATATCAGACGATATATCTGACGTGAAGTCAACCGTGTTGATGCCAATTTCTCTTAACGAGATAACGAAAGATTTCTGCCACTATAGCGATGACAATCTAAGTCGACTGATACAACAGCATTTCATATCGTTGAACTGAAAATTTCATCGTCTAATATTCGTGACGGGGTTGGCATCGAACCGGATGCCGAGGAATGCAAGTGCGTCAAATTATGACATTTGAATCTCTTTACAACTTTTGCTGGGTTGTTAGACTCTCGGCAAGGGAGGGAGCCGTAGGGACATGTTTAATAACTCTCGGTCGTGATAAGAGCGTAACACAACGTAGGGATAGTTGTAACCcgccgaaaaaaacaaaatttgaatttcagaataggaaggaaaaaagaacgaCCACCAACCAGGTCGATTATATGTTTCACGAAACAACTGACAGCGGAAATTCCCTCTCTTTTaagaaactaaacaaaaacgtGAACAGCAGTGGAAACACAGCACACACTGCGGACGAGAGCAATACGTAGAGAAATCACGAATCAATTTGGCTTGACGGGGAGGCGGGAAAAAAGCTCTACGCGGCCGACATGTCGTTCAAACTAAAGATACGAGAGAATCATATAATCACGTTtcgttcgttcatttttttttttcctcgttcATTTCGGCAATAAGACGCCGAAATGAACGAAGGGAATATTCGGGCAATCAAAAGTTGGCACGCCAGGGCTGCCAAATTCACGAACGCTCTATCATCTCACATAATGACTGGCGACCTTGGTGTGTATGCGCACAGAGTTCTTCTCATCATTTCGTTCTCGAGTTCAATAGCTGTATGGCTATTATTGCACTGGCGCTCTATTATCACGGAAGAGAATCTCTCAACCCAGGAGAATGAACTTTGGAAAATTGAGCAGCAAGGATGAAACAACAACGCCAACCACCAGCTGATCAACAAAGCGTGAGTAATCCACAGCCACGGAGCGCGCCGGCCATCTACGGAATCATTTCTCCCGTATTTAATCGTAAAAGTAGCCTAGTTTGTAATTCAAACCACGCCTTGAGGCGTTAATAATCACCAGCACCGCCAATGATTCATGTTCACATGCAAGGGGGCCAGACTATGTCAATTTCGTGTTCAATGCTAACATAAATTATCAGCGATTCATTTGTGATCGTCTCGGGTAACACGGACGACCTTTCGCAGTAACCTCTGCGAGCTATGCGTGAATGTTTTTCGATAGCGAATAATATAAACGCCAGCACACAAATCTACGGTTACTAAAGTATCGAATAGAGTGTTGTCTATCTTATACTATACCTTATTAAATACGGTGTGTGAGTGTCTTGTTGTAGTTGGATATTTCTCCCAAGTGGACGCACGACGATCGAAGATAAAACCGCACGTGCTGCTCGCTCCCGATTGGCCGCCGACACGCACCGCGCCGAGACGtagaagcaaaacaaaacaaaccaacCAGACACTTTACTATATCCtttttggagaagaagatgatgaagaggaaaaagaagaagagaagagaagaagaagggacgAGGCACGATCACTGGCTTCCTCTCGAGACCGAGTCAGCTTGGCAACTGAATGAAACAGCCCGCCCTCTTTAAGAAAAGGAAactataagagagagagagcccagCAAAGCGGCTGCTGCCGGCCCCAAACGAGCTATAGTAGTATAATCctttcccagcagcagctcaccaGCCCAAAGcggatcacaaaaaaatagtCGCTGTGAATTTGAGTTTTGTTGTTATCGTGTAGATTTTTCCCCCATGCGACTATatactactactgctgctgcaaccATTTTACGGTATTCTCTCGCGGCGTCGGTCAAACAATACATAACTTGTTGCCttcgaaatctttttttttttttttttttggccaggCAGAAAATCTATAAAACTACTATACACACTCACTCCAGCGGGGTactaaaaaagatgaaagaaaaatatcagtCGAagagttatatatatatgtatagatGTGTGTGTATTCTCTCTTTCGTGAATACGACCTTCGGCCATATAACGCGGTTCTACCTTGactgatttttcctttttattcttatccTGCGAAATGTTGCGTGTTTTCCCCTGGAAAGTTATTAAAAGGcgtgcaacacacacacaagaatgaATCGTTCGGCATCGTTTAAAGAAAAGCCCGTATATAAAGACTATAGACTCGAGTGAATAATGTTGTGTTTTGGATTTCACGATAGTGCACCGTCCGGTCGGTCCGATGTGTGTCCCTCCCGCGGGCGCCTCAGCGTCTCGAGGGAAGAGGATCATCACATTACACATATCAGAAACCCTCTCAAAAATGCATATCCGACAAATAACACGAGataaaaaggaatgaaaaaagggaggaaaaagaagaagagccctTCACAAGGATATAACCAAcaagacagacacacacacacagcactcgAAAGAAACGCCTCGGGCAGAAGCaatcacgattttttttttttgcgcgcGCGCGCTCGACCTCCAAAAACAGCTGTGTAGATGATCATCAACAACCGACACGTTCACCATTCGATTTCTCTCGTCGATCGTAAAAATTGggaataataatcaaacaaacaaaaaaaggaaaacgagtCGGAATTCTCCGTTtgtagttttgtttttaagattCTGTTAGTGCGTGGCACCATTACAACTCACACGTTTTGTTTTATACAATCCAAATAGATTTTATGTAACATTTTGGTAACAAAGTTAAGGTAACTttttgtcaaacgataacatTTTGGTCGGAATATACACGTAGCATCCAGAGAGAATGAATAAACCATGTAGTAAAAATCGATCAAATCCCCTATGACATTCCATTTACaaacaagaaagagagagagagagagagagaaacaaaaaaggattagAAATTCTTGCCCTTCCTCAGACGGCTGGAACGAAATGGATTTGATGGATGGTCGGCTTTGTAAACGGGGTAGAATAATACAAACAGGTGTTTCTtctggaaaagagaaaagcaaaaggaatacacgaaaaggaaacaaaataggaaattaatcctggacaaaaaaatggctccGTGAAAAAAAGAGCTGGACATTTGAAATAATGGGATGATTAGCATCGGATTTGGTGGTATCCGGTCTGACCCAACATCCACCAGTCGCAAAAATCAAATCGGCAGGTAAAAATTTGTAATCTAAATTATTTTAGTGGAAATATTAAATTGGCTTTAGGCTGTTGTCGCGTTATTTGATGCCCCTGTCGATTGAATCGTCAAAGATGAGTGACGTCAACTGTACAGTAACTGGGTGAAGAGGGAGGACTTTCCAATGTCAGATCGTGAGTCGCTTCCGAAATTGTGCGCAAAGGCGAAATGGGCGTCATGGGTGTGGAACGGATTTCAGGCGAAACGCCTTCCGTCGGAGTCGTCGATTCCGACGAACTGGAACTCCGACCTGAGAACAGgaatgttttaaataaaatcaaagcaacaaaaataacTATATGAAATGAGCTAGTTACCGGTATAGGTGTAAATGTCGATCAAAAGATCCTGCGGAAGGGTGGCCCCGACAGCCAAATGAAGCGTCAAACTTTCCAGCCAGACCTCAATGACTTCGCAGGGGGGCCGCTTGTCCGGATTGAGATCGCAGCAAAGGAATGCGATACGGTAGAAAGGCTCGGGGCAATTGAGACAAAACTTTTCGCGGAAGGCAGTCTGATTGAGACCAAAGTCACCTGATCGCGGCAAATAATCCGGATCCGCTTCGACTCGACCGATAATCTAAATCACAAAAAGCAAAACATTTATTGCCTTGTCGGATGAAATAAACAACAGGTGTGATTTCATCATACCTCGCACAGAACAATTCCGAAACTAAAAATGTCAACTTTCTCGTCGTATTTTTTCCCCGTCAACATTTCCGGTGCCATCCAGTACGGATTTCCCACGACAGTGTATCGCTTCTTCCGCTCGTATTTCTTTGGTCGACGGCCGCTAGGAGACGTTGAGCTATCACGGCATCTCAACAATCCACGGCCGTTTGGGGCAATGGTCCGCGATGGGCTGTCGGCTCGCATGATACGCGCCAGACCGAAatcggccaccaccaccgaacGATCTTCCCTCACTAGGCAGTTGTTGGAGTTAAGGTCGCGATGGATAATGCTTTTAGAGTGAAGGTACGCCATTCCGGCAGCGATATCTTTGGCGAACGAGACGCGTTGCTCCCACGGCAGCGGCTCGTTTGAATCGTGCAATAATCCTTTTAAAGTGCCACCGGCGATAAATTCCGTCACCAAATTGAGACGCTTGTCTTTGTAAAGAATTCCGATAAAACGCAGGACATTATTATGACTGAGCGTCCGCATCACTGCAACCTACATAGAAATATAAACGAACAAgttagaaattgaattaataataacgtcaaaaaattaattacctcTTTGATGAAATTGTTTTGAGCTTCTTCATCGACTCGGTAGAGTTCTTTCAACACGTAAACTTGATTAGTTTCTCGATGAGTCACTCGGAAAACACGGCCAAAGAATCCCGAGCCGATGAGCTCACCCAAGACAAGGTCTGAAGCCCGGAATATTTTCTGTGAATGAATACTCTTCCGGCTGAGCGGTTGGACACGAAACGACTGGGTCCTCGACAATTCACATTCATCATCGCGATCATCATCACGATCTCCAGGACTATTGAGTCGACTATAGTTGAAATGGTTAAAATTGATGGGCACATCGGGATCCGTCGAAGAAGTGTCCAGCAGCCTGGGCATGGAAGATGATCGCTCTTTGGTTCCCCTTGTATTTCGCAATCGCTGTCTGGTGCGACCCACGGCGGCTAACTTAAACATCCGTTCGGCTCGTTCTTTGTCGCGCGATATCTTGTCTCTTGGGAAAGTGGCGGCCAATTTTTGTGATAAGATATCTGCGCACCCACGTAAAACATTTAAAGGCGGAGCGCTCTGAGGTCTTGATCGTGAAATTGTTTCCGGCTCATGTTCTATTGTCAACTGTAACAGTTTAAAGGTTTAGAagataggaaaataaaaaatttgaagggTAAATTGAAGTACCTGTAGTGTGGATTCAGGCGAACGAAGCAGACTTTCAATTTTCTCTA
Above is a genomic segment from Daphnia pulicaria isolate SC F1-1A chromosome 8, SC_F0-13Bv2, whole genome shotgun sequence containing:
- the LOC124310978 gene encoding LIM domain kinase 1-like isoform X2 gives rise to the protein MHYWAKYGQSCQHCSQLITGGPVMVAGDHKFHPECFQCSSCRCFIGDGDSYALVERSKLYCGSCYKRQMQPLSQKVTGGPSIVRKPHSIQLLALGPIPEGQRHHIKLALQDDVTSKIPTLSDVYRGLRISELDTSSDLMSLHIGDRLLEVNGMPVKDQSLEKIESLLRSPESTLQLTIEHEPETISRSRPQSAPPLNVLRGCADILSQKLAATFPRDKISRDKERAERMFKLAAVGRTRQRLRNTRGTKERSSSMPRLLDTSSTDPDVPINFNHFNYSRLNSPGDRDDDRDDECELSRTQSFRVQPLSRKSIHSQKIFRASDLVLGELIGSGFFGRVFRVTHRETNQVYVLKELYRVDEEAQNNFIKEVAVMRTLSHNNVLRFIGILYKDKRLNLVTEFIAGGTLKGLLHDSNEPLPWEQRVSFAKDIAAGMAYLHSKSIIHRDLNSNNCLVREDRSVVVADFGLARIMRADSPSRTIAPNGRGLLRCRDSSTSPSGRRPKKYERKKRYTVVGNPYWMAPEMLTGKKYDEKVDIFSFGIVLCEIIGRVEADPDYLPRSGDFGLNQTAFREKFCLNCPEPFYRIAFLCCDLNPDKRPPCEVIEVWLESLTLHLAVGATLPQDLLIDIYTYTGRSSSSSESTTPTEGVSPEIRSTPMTPISPLRTISEATHDLTLESPPSSPSYCTVDVTHL
- the LOC124310978 gene encoding LIM domain kinase 1-like isoform X1, whose amino-acid sequence is MNMETRDDVTKQNVCSACLNHIHDNEYIEALNKEWHSDCFRCSVCDETLSDWYFEKGDILFCQMHYWAKYGQSCQHCSQLITGGPVMVAGDHKFHPECFQCSSCRCFIGDGDSYALVERSKLYCGSCYKRQMQPLSQKVTGGPSIVRKPHSIQLLALGPIPEGQRHHIKLALQDDVTSKIPTLSDVYRGLRISELDTSSDLMSLHIGDRLLEVNGMPVKDQSLEKIESLLRSPESTLQLTIEHEPETISRSRPQSAPPLNVLRGCADILSQKLAATFPRDKISRDKERAERMFKLAAVGRTRQRLRNTRGTKERSSSMPRLLDTSSTDPDVPINFNHFNYSRLNSPGDRDDDRDDECELSRTQSFRVQPLSRKSIHSQKIFRASDLVLGELIGSGFFGRVFRVTHRETNQVYVLKELYRVDEEAQNNFIKEVAVMRTLSHNNVLRFIGILYKDKRLNLVTEFIAGGTLKGLLHDSNEPLPWEQRVSFAKDIAAGMAYLHSKSIIHRDLNSNNCLVREDRSVVVADFGLARIMRADSPSRTIAPNGRGLLRCRDSSTSPSGRRPKKYERKKRYTVVGNPYWMAPEMLTGKKYDEKVDIFSFGIVLCEIIGRVEADPDYLPRSGDFGLNQTAFREKFCLNCPEPFYRIAFLCCDLNPDKRPPCEVIEVWLESLTLHLAVGATLPQDLLIDIYTYTGRSSSSSESTTPTEGVSPEIRSTPMTPISPLRTISEATHDLTLESPPSSPSYCTVDVTHL